The Desulfomonile tiedjei genome includes a region encoding these proteins:
- a CDS encoding response regulator, with the protein MSGNSENNKIKVLVVDDSALMSRQIAAILNEDNQIEVVGQAKDGIEAMRMVETLKPDVITLDVEMPKMSGITALKHIMVKHGVPTVMISALTKEGARTTFDALRYGAIDVIAKPSRRDDESLDKQKADIIAKVRRAAAIRTGRSKYIRVSAPPPLRKTSPVGVDSSWPFIGVGAGTGGYYSLLRIVPALQADFRGTLVAVVLVPARYIEPFVSYLDSHSVVRVKGVKEVTVPEPGVCYVCSGESGVVLERNGDGTTALMPGRHAAPPNNGPIDGMLTSLAAMGERAIGIVMTGAGRDGAEGIAEIRSAGGTGVVQDINNAMDPSMPLAVLEKGAVEKILPDYLMAEFIMKIGTSETVS; encoded by the coding sequence ATGAGTGGTAATTCTGAAAACAATAAAATCAAGGTCCTGGTGGTGGACGATTCGGCTCTGATGTCCAGGCAAATCGCTGCTATCCTGAATGAAGACAATCAGATCGAGGTGGTAGGCCAGGCGAAGGACGGCATAGAAGCCATGCGCATGGTGGAGACGCTCAAGCCGGACGTGATTACCCTGGACGTAGAGATGCCGAAAATGAGCGGTATAACGGCTCTGAAACATATCATGGTCAAGCACGGCGTACCCACAGTGATGATCAGCGCTCTTACGAAAGAGGGCGCGAGGACCACCTTCGACGCTCTCCGGTACGGAGCAATTGACGTTATTGCAAAACCCTCCCGCAGGGACGACGAGAGCTTGGACAAGCAAAAGGCCGACATAATCGCAAAGGTGAGAAGAGCTGCAGCCATTAGGACAGGCAGATCCAAATACATCAGAGTAAGCGCGCCTCCTCCGCTTCGGAAGACGAGTCCCGTCGGCGTTGATTCCTCCTGGCCTTTTATCGGAGTGGGCGCGGGCACTGGAGGCTATTACTCCCTGCTTCGAATTGTCCCCGCGCTTCAGGCGGACTTCCGGGGCACACTAGTAGCGGTTGTTCTGGTCCCGGCACGTTATATAGAGCCATTTGTGTCGTATCTCGATAGTCACAGCGTTGTACGAGTCAAAGGTGTCAAAGAAGTTACCGTTCCGGAGCCGGGGGTCTGTTATGTGTGCTCGGGCGAAAGCGGAGTTGTCCTGGAAAGGAACGGCGACGGAACTACGGCATTGATGCCGGGCAGACACGCGGCGCCCCCGAACAATGGCCCTATAGATGGCATGCTGACCTCATTGGCCGCCATGGGCGAGCGGGCCATCGGCATTGTGATGACGGGAGCAGGCAGAGACGGGGCCGAGGGAATAGCGGAAATCCGGAGCGCCGGGGGGACGGGCGTTGTTCAAGATATAAACAATGCGATGGACCCATCTATGCCTTTAGCCGTTCTGGAGAAAGGCGCGGTGGAAAAAATCCTTCCGGACTACCTGATGGCCGAATTCATCATGAAGATCGGCACCTCGGAGACCGTGAGCTAA
- a CDS encoding HAMP domain-containing protein: MKAIDPQSRSTRVVPVSERQAPVKTKRLPVLQTPWWTRKLVAIFSLLALIAIAANAVILAEVSDEIARKNSFYATQSAVDRQSEAPRDMAALYAYRNHMIVLLGITIACFGAIIYLFVKKVAVPLNTVAYAAKEISRGNLTVTVPSRRRHEVGDLGQLVNEVAANFQEILLLTGTTVGNANCALQRLEDLLKSQSGLDCAPGLDEQIRAIKRDLETLGTVVKNFEFYETRFDGYKVTPRTGEEG, encoded by the coding sequence ATGAAAGCAATAGACCCCCAATCAAGGTCAACCAGAGTAGTCCCGGTGTCTGAACGCCAGGCGCCGGTGAAAACCAAACGACTTCCGGTCCTCCAAACCCCGTGGTGGACTCGGAAACTGGTCGCGATCTTTTCCCTCCTCGCTTTGATTGCCATCGCCGCCAACGCCGTAATCCTGGCGGAAGTCAGCGACGAAATAGCCAGGAAGAATAGTTTTTATGCAACACAATCCGCGGTGGACCGACAAAGTGAGGCACCACGCGATATGGCCGCGCTTTATGCGTACCGAAATCACATGATTGTTCTCCTGGGTATCACGATCGCATGCTTCGGAGCCATCATTTATCTATTCGTTAAGAAGGTGGCCGTGCCGCTCAACACAGTGGCTTATGCGGCAAAAGAAATCTCGCGGGGGAACCTTACGGTTACGGTTCCTTCGCGGCGGCGGCACGAAGTCGGGGACTTGGGACAACTTGTCAATGAAGTGGCGGCAAACTTTCAGGAGATCCTCTTACTAACAGGCACTACCGTAGGAAATGCCAACTGCGCGCTCCAACGCTTGGAAGACCTTTTGAAAAGCCAGAGTGGATTGGATTGTGCACCGGGATTGGATGAGCAGATCCGGGCCATAAAGCGAGATCTCGAAACGCTGGGCACCGTCGTGAAAAATTTTGAATTCTATGAAACTCGTTTCGACGGCTACAAGGTGACCCCGCGCACCGGGGAAGAGGGATAG
- a CDS encoding chemotaxis protein CheW produces MIDTEILQDYSSEARELLDEMDHSLLRLEKEGRSPEILNNIFRAVHCIKGSAEYIGLERSSTLTHGVENLLDRLREGLITLDARIVDFLFRVKDMIATLIHEVSESHKEKTEISALMVELEGFLQPTGSPPEAPPGTESVERTTETLPGQEPPSDSQAPPSDVTEELGGGSAVPAEDAPDQPYVQVASELDGHPDYSAVSQEGSEDFAGQAVSENSSPAGQSASSGEEILGEQSASTSELSGEKESTAEHVATLEQTVPHILNISLYLDDLQDGLNPQEIITPISEALQNLIDTMRLLGRPKAVDLLQTLEKQIGSIRSDQELLSVEEVNKLRGLLHSLKEHYPEEVFPLSSGMMPEADIAPPENPIPTGVQEDLPLVRELADVPEADETAIRALVRFGFSSRAQLARADLKSLRNIPEISPSLAEAILRAVGVVPEPTTTRRIFPKGGERSMLADVDDELLQEFEGIFADGNPLEISGLARPRSDVADMLGELDTLGQDADREIMEIFLAYGWEIVDKLRQVAGRIKPGSVERSDLETCADLIKSIRSSSSYMDFQSLAAFLDEWYDETTAAVENAESLTAADLRFMEANRTRFEDFLAGLDGVLSPEAAANGAGAGPEDVTLAMSTSEYLPTLDVDQAEVPPASASQVGPSEFSDELLRPVEPTRTADRAPQRGSVPTEESTTERIQREAAPEPSPVPTGELAPPPMLGDRVAGEMAVPRDLSQEGAMVRTMRVDSGKVDVLLNQVGELVVNRSYVEQLSLDLKTFHRDLLNVTELGKKDLQTIKDFSLKVGEASLSLGRIANDIQEGVMKLRMLPIGQLFNRMPRLIRDLSRRVGKVVALEVRGGDTEVDKRVIEQIYNPLVHLIRNAVDHGIEDKAIRKQSGKKEEGTISLSAYSQGNQVVIDVEDDGAGINSKAILEKAVESRLIEAQDTKGLTPQDLQNFLFIPGFSTSKRVTRTSGRGVGMDVVKKDVEKINGHVEIESEEGQGTRISIRIPLTLAIIQTLLIRVDKHVFAIPLTSVREILQVSPSDITTIEGFEVIKFRDETIPILRVDQVFNLKDYDKNKQPRFLVLAMFGMKTVGLLVEELIGEQDVVIKPLAEHVCESRGLAGSTILGDGTIALVLDVTEMVEDIINRQRQLAASGARFFQPSRLAALNNHADL; encoded by the coding sequence ATGATTGATACTGAAATTCTTCAGGATTACAGCAGCGAGGCTCGAGAACTCCTCGACGAGATGGACCACAGCCTGCTTCGCCTCGAAAAGGAAGGCCGCAGCCCTGAGATCTTGAACAACATCTTTCGGGCGGTCCACTGCATAAAAGGGTCGGCGGAATATATAGGACTGGAGCGTTCAAGCACTCTGACACACGGCGTGGAAAACCTCCTGGACCGCCTTCGCGAAGGGCTCATTACGCTCGATGCACGAATTGTCGACTTCTTGTTTCGGGTCAAGGACATGATCGCCACCCTGATTCACGAAGTCTCGGAGTCCCACAAGGAAAAGACGGAAATTTCGGCCCTGATGGTGGAACTTGAAGGATTCCTGCAACCCACAGGATCCCCTCCCGAAGCCCCGCCCGGGACCGAAAGCGTGGAACGCACTACTGAAACGCTACCAGGCCAAGAACCGCCCTCGGACTCCCAGGCCCCTCCATCGGATGTCACAGAGGAGTTAGGCGGCGGTTCTGCTGTTCCTGCGGAAGATGCCCCGGACCAACCTTATGTTCAGGTTGCTTCCGAACTCGACGGCCACCCGGATTACAGCGCCGTCTCTCAAGAAGGCAGCGAGGATTTCGCCGGCCAGGCGGTTTCCGAAAATTCGTCGCCGGCAGGGCAGTCCGCATCGAGCGGGGAAGAAATACTTGGCGAACAATCCGCCTCTACATCGGAATTGTCCGGCGAGAAGGAGTCCACGGCTGAACACGTAGCGACGCTTGAACAAACCGTTCCCCACATTTTGAACATCTCGTTGTACCTCGACGACCTTCAGGACGGTTTAAATCCTCAGGAAATAATCACGCCGATCTCTGAGGCTCTCCAAAACCTGATCGATACCATGCGGCTCCTGGGGCGACCAAAGGCCGTTGATCTGCTTCAGACGTTGGAAAAGCAGATTGGCTCGATTCGCTCGGATCAGGAGCTGCTTTCGGTGGAGGAAGTCAACAAGCTGCGCGGGCTGCTTCATTCATTGAAAGAACATTATCCGGAGGAGGTATTCCCTCTATCGTCCGGAATGATGCCTGAGGCTGACATCGCCCCTCCTGAAAACCCCATTCCCACGGGCGTTCAAGAGGACTTGCCACTGGTACGGGAATTGGCAGACGTTCCGGAGGCGGACGAGACGGCAATAAGGGCCTTGGTCAGATTCGGCTTTTCTTCGAGGGCACAACTGGCGCGAGCTGATCTTAAAAGTTTACGAAACATTCCCGAGATTTCTCCTTCACTTGCTGAAGCAATATTGAGAGCGGTCGGGGTGGTGCCTGAGCCGACCACGACTCGTCGGATTTTTCCCAAGGGCGGTGAGCGGTCGATGCTGGCCGATGTGGACGATGAACTGCTCCAGGAATTCGAAGGGATCTTCGCGGACGGTAATCCTCTTGAAATCAGCGGCTTGGCTCGTCCAAGGTCGGATGTGGCTGATATGCTGGGAGAGCTTGATACGTTGGGCCAGGACGCAGATCGCGAGATAATGGAGATCTTTTTGGCCTATGGATGGGAGATAGTGGACAAGCTTCGGCAGGTGGCAGGACGAATCAAACCCGGCTCGGTCGAGCGCAGCGACCTTGAGACCTGCGCCGATCTCATTAAATCCATCCGATCCTCTTCCTCTTACATGGATTTCCAGAGCCTGGCAGCCTTCTTGGACGAATGGTACGACGAGACCACCGCCGCTGTAGAAAACGCGGAATCGCTTACCGCGGCGGATTTGCGCTTTATGGAAGCTAATCGCACACGATTTGAGGACTTTTTGGCAGGCCTGGACGGTGTGCTAAGTCCAGAGGCCGCAGCAAATGGCGCGGGAGCGGGCCCGGAAGACGTAACCCTCGCTATGAGCACGTCGGAATACCTTCCGACGCTTGATGTAGACCAAGCGGAAGTTCCTCCGGCCTCGGCATCGCAGGTAGGCCCATCCGAGTTTTCCGACGAACTCCTTCGGCCTGTGGAACCAACACGCACCGCCGATAGGGCACCGCAGCGCGGCAGCGTCCCAACCGAGGAATCCACAACCGAGCGAATTCAAAGAGAGGCTGCTCCGGAGCCGTCCCCTGTTCCCACAGGGGAATTGGCGCCTCCCCCTATGCTAGGCGACCGCGTCGCGGGAGAAATGGCTGTTCCGAGGGACCTCTCCCAGGAAGGCGCCATGGTGAGGACCATGCGCGTAGACTCAGGGAAGGTAGACGTGCTCCTCAATCAGGTCGGAGAGCTGGTTGTAAACAGATCATACGTGGAGCAGCTTTCTCTGGACTTGAAAACCTTCCATCGGGACCTGTTGAACGTGACGGAACTCGGGAAAAAAGACTTGCAAACGATTAAGGACTTCTCTTTGAAAGTTGGGGAGGCAAGTCTGTCGCTGGGGAGAATAGCTAATGACATCCAGGAAGGTGTCATGAAGCTTCGCATGCTGCCGATAGGCCAACTGTTTAATAGAATGCCCCGACTCATAAGAGACCTGTCACGGAGAGTCGGCAAGGTAGTGGCTCTCGAGGTTCGCGGGGGCGACACCGAGGTGGACAAGAGGGTGATTGAACAGATCTACAACCCGCTGGTACACCTGATTCGCAACGCTGTCGATCATGGTATCGAAGACAAGGCTATCCGAAAACAGTCAGGGAAGAAGGAAGAAGGGACGATCTCTCTGAGTGCGTATTCTCAGGGGAATCAGGTGGTCATCGACGTCGAAGATGACGGAGCCGGGATCAACAGCAAAGCGATCCTGGAGAAAGCGGTCGAAAGTCGCCTAATTGAGGCTCAGGATACGAAAGGCCTCACTCCCCAAGACCTTCAAAACTTCTTGTTTATCCCCGGTTTTAGTACGAGCAAAAGGGTGACGCGGACATCGGGTCGTGGCGTCGGCATGGATGTGGTCAAGAAAGACGTGGAAAAGATTAACGGCCACGTAGAGATCGAGTCCGAAGAGGGACAGGGCACCCGAATATCCATAAGGATACCCTTGACCCTCGCGATCATCCAAACGCTGCTCATTCGTGTCGACAAACACGTTTTTGCCATTCCTCTCACGTCCGTAAGAGAGATCCTTCAAGTTTCCCCTAGCGATATTACGACCATAGAAGGCTTCGAGGTCATCAAATTCCGCGATGAGACGATTCCGATTTTGAGGGTCGATCAGGTTTTCAACCTGAAAGACTACGATAAAAACAAGCAGCCCAGATTCCTGGTTCTCGCGATGTTTGGTATGAAAACGGTCGGTCTCCTGGTGGAGGAACTAATCGGCGAGCAGGACGTGGTCATAAAGCCCCTGGCGGAACATGTTTGCGAGAGCAGAGGCCTTGCAGGCTCGACCATTCTCGGAGACGGGACCATAGCACTGGTTCTCGACGTGACAGAGATGGTCGAAGATATTATAAATAGGCAGAGGCAGCTTGCAGCCTCGGGCGCCCGATTCTTTCAACCCAGTCGTCTGGCCGCTTTGAACAATCACGCGGACCTCTAA
- a CDS encoding ParA family protein, whose product MGQVIAIVSQKGGVGKTATAVNLGACLSAIKKKVLLVGLDPQCGLTKCFGLESSDVQTGLLDALRDGSSPSDLVFQTHPRLPRLEVLPENIRSVGDEILYFELLQKDMGRLSRVLTALKSNYDYVFLDCPPRLDNPTYAALATADSYLMPVQCEYASLGTVGRVLRAALEVKRKHNTKLTIFGFLITMADKRARFTVKVVQEVRQYLKDRVFRTIIPRDPRLAEVPDRREPIIAYDIQSPGAKAYVQLAREILGGLR is encoded by the coding sequence ATGGGCCAGGTCATAGCAATAGTCAGCCAGAAAGGTGGTGTCGGCAAAACAGCCACAGCGGTCAATTTGGGGGCCTGCCTTTCAGCAATAAAGAAGAAGGTCCTGCTGGTCGGACTGGATCCCCAGTGCGGCCTCACCAAATGCTTCGGCCTGGAGTCATCGGACGTACAGACAGGACTGCTCGATGCCTTACGGGACGGTAGCTCGCCCAGCGATCTTGTCTTCCAGACACATCCGCGGCTACCCCGCCTGGAAGTCCTTCCCGAAAACATTCGGTCAGTGGGAGATGAAATCCTGTATTTCGAGTTGCTGCAGAAAGACATGGGGCGCTTGAGCCGTGTTCTGACGGCGCTGAAGTCCAATTACGATTATGTTTTTCTTGATTGCCCTCCGAGGCTGGACAATCCGACCTACGCTGCTCTTGCAACTGCTGATTCGTACCTGATGCCGGTGCAATGCGAGTATGCCTCCCTGGGCACGGTCGGCCGAGTGCTCAGAGCAGCACTGGAAGTGAAAAGGAAACACAATACCAAACTGACTATTTTCGGCTTCCTCATCACCATGGCTGACAAAAGGGCTCGCTTTACAGTGAAGGTGGTTCAGGAAGTCAGACAATACCTCAAAGACAGGGTCTTCAGAACGATCATCCCAAGAGATCCCCGGTTGGCCGAAGTCCCCGATCGGCGGGAGCCTATAATCGCATATGACATTCAATCTCCAGGCGCAAAGGCCTATGTACAGTTGGCCCGGGAGATACTGGGCGGGCTGCGCTGA
- a CDS encoding response regulator → MGLRVLVVDDSGFMRKRIIEELRSKGHSVIGEAKGGNEAVEMYKALKPDLVTMDITMRDKDGITAAKEILSEDPQARILFITILTDEKYKAEAEKLGAKGFINKTDHLSISKIIEEME, encoded by the coding sequence ATGGGCTTGCGGGTCCTAGTTGTCGATGACTCCGGCTTCATGCGCAAAAGAATTATCGAAGAGTTGCGGTCCAAGGGGCACTCCGTTATCGGGGAAGCAAAAGGCGGAAATGAAGCCGTAGAGATGTACAAAGCTCTCAAGCCCGACCTTGTTACCATGGACATCACCATGAGGGACAAAGACGGAATTACGGCTGCCAAGGAGATCCTGAGTGAAGACCCTCAGGCCAGAATCCTGTTCATTACCATACTGACGGACGAGAAGTACAAAGCCGAAGCGGAAAAGTTGGGCGCCAAGGGCTTCATAAACAAGACGGACCACCTATCCATCTCCAAGATCATTGAGGAAATGGAATAG